The following are encoded in a window of Arthrobacter antioxidans genomic DNA:
- a CDS encoding DUF503 domain-containing protein, which yields MWIGFIEFDVLLGDVHSLKGKRSVVRPLVADLRRKFELSVAEVGHQDLHRRAVVGAGLVGADRRHVVDVLDRVERYVAARPEIELLSARRRLLTSED from the coding sequence ATGTGGATCGGCTTCATCGAGTTCGACGTCCTGCTCGGCGACGTGCATTCGCTGAAGGGCAAGCGCTCGGTGGTGCGCCCGCTCGTGGCGGACCTCCGGCGCAAGTTCGAGCTGTCCGTCGCCGAGGTGGGCCACCAGGACCTGCACCGCCGCGCCGTCGTCGGGGCCGGCCTCGTCGGCGCCGACCGCCGGCATGTGGTGGACGTCCTGGACCGGGTGGAGCGGTACGTCGCGGCGAGGCCCGAGATCGAGCTCCTGAGCGCCCGGCGGCGGCTCCTCACCAGCGAGGACTAG
- a CDS encoding LacI family DNA-binding transcriptional regulator: MPPIRTRSRRATINDVATAAGLSRGTVSRVVNGERYVSDEARIAVEEAIARVGYVRNSAARNLVTQESRAIALIIHEPHSLLFEDPNIGSILLGANAVLSKADYQLVTLIIDSDRDSRRVADYLRGGLVDGAVIVSARASDPIASAVRDIGVPAAFVGHPPGTPDLPYVAIDNAAAARAITQRLMDTGRRRIGMIASAMDRDSGYDRFTGFRDAMGDRFDASLVVEYPLYTYAAGLEGMLELLRRCPGIDGVFAASDAVAAGAMTALQESGRKVPDDVGIVGFDDSSWAVRTRPQLSTVRQPADLLGSTAAELVLAQIRGLPSPVQVLDTTVVWRDSA, encoded by the coding sequence ATGCCCCCGATCCGCACCCGTTCTCGCCGGGCGACCATCAACGACGTCGCCACCGCGGCAGGGCTGTCGCGAGGGACCGTGTCCCGGGTCGTCAACGGCGAACGGTACGTGTCCGACGAAGCGCGCATCGCCGTCGAGGAGGCGATCGCGCGGGTGGGCTACGTCCGCAACTCCGCGGCGAGGAACCTCGTCACCCAGGAGTCCCGGGCCATCGCCCTGATCATCCACGAGCCGCATTCGCTCCTGTTCGAGGACCCCAACATCGGCTCCATCCTCCTCGGGGCGAACGCCGTGCTCTCGAAGGCGGACTACCAGCTCGTCACCCTCATCATCGACTCCGACCGGGACAGCCGCAGGGTCGCGGACTACCTCAGGGGCGGCCTCGTGGACGGGGCGGTCATCGTCTCCGCCCGGGCCTCCGACCCCATCGCCTCCGCGGTGCGCGACATCGGCGTGCCGGCCGCCTTCGTCGGCCACCCGCCCGGCACGCCGGACCTGCCGTACGTCGCGATCGACAACGCCGCCGCGGCCCGCGCGATCACGCAACGCCTCATGGACACCGGGCGCCGGAGGATCGGCATGATCGCCAGCGCCATGGACCGCGATTCCGGCTACGACCGCTTCACGGGGTTCCGCGACGCGATGGGGGACCGCTTCGACGCGTCCCTGGTGGTCGAATACCCGCTCTACACCTACGCCGCAGGGCTCGAGGGCATGCTGGAGCTGCTGCGCCGGTGCCCCGGGATCGACGGCGTCTTCGCAGCCTCGGACGCCGTCGCCGCGGGCGCCATGACAGCCCTCCAGGAGTCGGGGCGGAAGGTGCCCGACGACGTCGGGATCGTCGGCTTCGACGACAGCAGTTGGGCCGTGAGGACCAGGCCCCAGCTGTCCACCGTCCGGCAGCCGGCCGACCTGCTGGGCAGCACGGCGGCGGAACTGGTGCTGGCCCAGATCCGCGGCCTGCCGAGCCCGGTGCAGGTGCTCGACACGACCGTCGTCTGGCGCGATTCGGCCTAG
- the ybaK gene encoding Cys-tRNA(Pro) deacylase has protein sequence MTGRSDVGRKITGPRSTPALAALTEAAVPFTAHPYSHEEGVSSYGLEAVAALGVDPERVFKTLMASVDGMLVAAVVPVSGSLDLKALASALGRRKAAMADPDAARRRTGYVLGGISPIGQRQASPVVVDRSALDHPTVFVSGGQRGLDVELAPADLVAVTHALIARIAGTRRRSADP, from the coding sequence ATGACAGGCAGGAGTGATGTGGGCAGGAAGATCACGGGACCCCGCAGTACGCCCGCCCTCGCCGCCCTCACGGAAGCAGCCGTCCCCTTCACGGCGCACCCGTACAGCCACGAGGAGGGCGTCTCCTCCTACGGACTCGAGGCCGTCGCAGCACTCGGCGTCGACCCGGAGCGGGTCTTCAAGACCCTGATGGCGAGCGTCGACGGGATGCTGGTCGCCGCCGTCGTCCCCGTCAGCGGGTCACTGGACCTCAAGGCCCTGGCTTCGGCGCTCGGCCGGCGGAAGGCCGCGATGGCCGATCCGGACGCCGCCCGGCGACGGACGGGCTACGTCCTCGGCGGGATCTCCCCCATCGGCCAGCGGCAGGCATCCCCCGTGGTCGTCGACCGGTCCGCACTCGACCACCCCACCGTCTTCGTGTCCGGCGGGCAGCGGGGCCTGGACGTCGAACTGGCCCCGGCGGACCTCGTGGCCGTGACGCACGCCCTGATCGCGCGGATCGCGGGCACCCGACGTCGCTCCGCGGACCCGTGA
- a CDS encoding GNAT family N-acetyltransferase, with protein sequence MRITADETPGLDRALALYDAVGWTAYTRDPDRLARSLAGSHSVVTAWDDDGGLVGLARTVSDGESICYIQDVLVHPASRRRGVARALMEEIQGRYAHCMFLALTTDADGTEDAERSHPLYRALGFQPHDDLRLAAFGYRP encoded by the coding sequence GTGAGGATCACCGCGGATGAGACCCCTGGCCTGGACCGGGCGCTCGCGCTCTACGATGCCGTGGGGTGGACGGCCTACACGCGTGATCCCGACCGGCTCGCGCGGAGCCTCGCAGGGTCCCATTCGGTGGTGACGGCGTGGGACGACGACGGCGGACTGGTGGGGCTGGCGCGCACCGTCTCCGACGGGGAATCGATCTGCTACATCCAGGACGTCCTCGTGCATCCCGCGTCCCGGCGCCGCGGGGTGGCCCGTGCCCTCATGGAGGAGATCCAGGGACGCTACGCCCACTGCATGTTCCTGGCCCTGACCACGGACGCCGACGGCACGGAGGACGCGGAGCGCTCGCACCCCCTCTACCGTGCCCTGGGCTTCCAGCCGCATGACGACCTCCGCCTGGCCGCGTTCGGCTACCGGCCGTGA
- a CDS encoding GNAT family N-acetyltransferase, protein MSGPERPLLPGWPEIPPASGGVVLRQIEDRDAGMVRDLATDPYVPLIGTLPPLAGTEEALAYIARQHERHPEGAGFSFAIADARTDEALGVIGLWLRDYALGRGQAGYAVAPAARGRGVATDALRALTSFAWTLPGLYRVELHIEPWNAASIGAARRAGFTYEGLLGSYLEIGGERRDLASYAVIRTAPPETVRPPASGMPTVITDGRPTSAP, encoded by the coding sequence GTGAGCGGGCCGGAGCGTCCGCTGCTGCCCGGCTGGCCCGAGATCCCGCCGGCGTCCGGCGGCGTGGTCCTGCGGCAGATCGAGGACCGGGACGCCGGCATGGTCCGGGACCTCGCGACCGATCCCTACGTGCCCCTCATCGGCACGCTCCCTCCGCTGGCCGGCACGGAGGAAGCCCTCGCCTACATCGCCCGCCAGCATGAGCGGCACCCGGAGGGAGCGGGCTTCTCCTTCGCGATCGCCGACGCCCGCACGGACGAGGCCCTGGGCGTCATCGGCCTGTGGCTGCGCGACTACGCCCTCGGGCGCGGCCAGGCCGGGTACGCCGTCGCCCCCGCCGCTCGCGGTCGCGGGGTCGCGACCGATGCCCTGCGGGCGCTGACGTCGTTCGCGTGGACCCTGCCGGGCCTGTACCGCGTGGAACTGCACATCGAGCCGTGGAACGCGGCGTCCATCGGCGCCGCCCGCCGTGCCGGCTTCACCTACGAGGGGCTCCTCGGCAGTTACCTGGAGATCGGCGGCGAGCGCCGCGACCTCGCCTCCTACGCGGTGATCCGCACCGCACCGCCGGAGACCGTCAGGCCCCCGGCCTCGGGGATGCCGACGGTGATCACGGACGGCCGCCCGACGTCCGCGCCCTGA
- a CDS encoding PhzF family phenazine biosynthesis protein → MEILRYAAFTDRPDGGNPAGVVLDADGLTANEMQAIAADLGYAESAFLSDRLPGRATVRYFAPEAEIPFCGHATIATGVALAEREGPGTLALSTPVGVLALTTDRVNDRLVASLETVDPWVEGIDGGCRADLLRYLRLAEEDLSADLPVLLSFAGNIHPIVPVRDAGVLRALDYDYDGLKTLMAAQGWGATVAVVHRIGPDVFEARNPFPPGGVREDPATGSAAASLGAYLRARGELVPPATLTVHQGADVGRPSVITVGIPEAGGLTVSGGAVRITA, encoded by the coding sequence ATGGAGATCCTCCGCTACGCAGCGTTCACCGACCGGCCCGACGGCGGGAACCCCGCCGGCGTGGTGCTCGACGCCGACGGCCTGACGGCAAACGAGATGCAGGCCATCGCCGCCGACCTCGGATACGCGGAGAGCGCCTTCCTCTCCGACCGTCTGCCGGGCCGTGCCACGGTCCGCTACTTCGCCCCCGAGGCGGAGATCCCCTTCTGCGGCCACGCGACGATCGCCACGGGCGTCGCGCTCGCCGAACGCGAGGGGCCCGGGACGCTGGCCCTCTCGACGCCCGTGGGAGTGCTCGCGCTCACCACGGACCGCGTGAACGACCGCCTCGTCGCCTCCCTCGAGACGGTCGACCCGTGGGTCGAGGGGATCGACGGGGGCTGCAGGGCCGACCTGCTGCGGTATCTCCGGCTCGCCGAGGAGGACCTGTCGGCCGACCTGCCCGTCCTGCTGTCCTTCGCCGGCAACATCCACCCCATCGTGCCCGTCCGTGACGCGGGAGTCCTGCGTGCCCTCGACTACGACTACGACGGACTCAAGACCCTCATGGCCGCCCAGGGCTGGGGCGCGACGGTCGCCGTCGTGCACCGGATCGGCCCGGACGTCTTCGAGGCCCGCAACCCGTTCCCGCCGGGCGGTGTGCGCGAGGATCCCGCCACCGGGTCGGCCGCGGCATCCCTCGGCGCCTATCTGCGGGCGCGGGGTGAGCTCGTCCCACCGGCCACGCTCACGGTGCATCAGGGCGCGGACGTCGGGCGGCCGTCCGTGATCACCGTCGGCATCCCCGAGGCCGGGGGCCTGACGGTCTCCGGCGGTGCGGTGCGGATCACCGCGTAG